One window of the Pseudarthrobacter sp. ATCC 49987 genome contains the following:
- a CDS encoding alcohol dehydrogenase catalytic domain-containing protein has product MKITGAVLEEIGRPRPFADSRPITISELELEGPGPTEILVKIEAAGICHSDLSVVDGNRVRPVPMLLGHEAAGRVVEVGSDVLDLASGQRVVMSFLPRCERCANCAEDGRLPCTAGSKSNGEGTLLHGSMRLGRGGEKIYHHLGVSGFATHAVVDRASAVPVGDDIPADVAAVLGCAVLTGGGAVLNAARPRPQDSVMVVGLGGVGMAALITAVSQGVSRIVAVDTLDEKLAHARRLGAHETYTPQQVLAEGVKARYVIECAGNPRAFETAFAATAVGGTTITAGLPHPDARAQISPLTITAEARTIVGSYLGSAVPARDIPKYAQLWREGKLPVEELISSRIALADINQAMDQLADGKAVRQVIMFDAGWAGAGAETEGKTPAE; this is encoded by the coding sequence ATGAAGATCACCGGTGCAGTACTTGAGGAAATCGGCCGCCCCCGTCCGTTCGCGGACTCCAGGCCCATCACCATCTCCGAGCTGGAACTGGAGGGACCCGGCCCCACCGAGATTCTGGTGAAGATCGAGGCCGCCGGCATCTGCCACTCGGACCTGAGCGTGGTGGACGGCAATCGGGTCCGCCCAGTGCCGATGCTGCTGGGGCATGAGGCTGCGGGCCGCGTCGTCGAGGTCGGCTCGGACGTCTTGGACCTGGCGTCGGGCCAGCGCGTGGTGATGTCTTTCCTGCCGCGCTGCGAACGGTGCGCGAACTGCGCCGAAGACGGCCGGCTACCCTGCACCGCGGGTTCCAAGAGCAACGGCGAAGGAACCCTCCTGCACGGATCGATGCGCCTGGGCCGCGGCGGCGAAAAGATCTACCACCACCTGGGCGTCTCCGGCTTCGCCACCCATGCTGTGGTGGACCGTGCCTCGGCCGTACCGGTGGGCGATGACATCCCGGCGGACGTCGCCGCCGTCCTCGGCTGCGCCGTGCTGACCGGAGGCGGTGCCGTGCTGAACGCGGCCCGGCCCAGGCCGCAGGACAGCGTCATGGTCGTGGGACTCGGCGGCGTCGGCATGGCCGCGCTGATCACGGCGGTCTCCCAGGGGGTCTCGCGGATCGTTGCCGTGGACACGCTCGACGAAAAACTCGCCCATGCCCGCCGCCTGGGCGCCCACGAAACCTACACCCCGCAGCAGGTCCTGGCGGAGGGCGTCAAGGCCAGGTACGTGATCGAATGCGCCGGGAACCCGCGCGCCTTCGAAACCGCCTTCGCCGCCACGGCGGTGGGCGGCACCACGATCACCGCGGGCCTGCCGCACCCGGACGCGCGGGCCCAGATCTCGCCGCTGACCATCACGGCCGAGGCCCGCACGATCGTCGGCAGCTATCTCGGCTCCGCAGTGCCGGCCCGGGACATCCCGAAGTACGCGCAGCTGTGGCGGGAGGGGAAACTGCCGGTCGAGGAGCTGATCTCGTCCCGCATCGCCCTGGCGGACATCAACCAGGCCATGGACCAGCTCGCCGACGGGAAAGCGGTCCGCCAGGTCATTATGTTCGACGCCGGCTGGGCCGGCGCGGGGGCGGAAACCGAGGGCAAAACACCCGCCGAATGA